A portion of the Lathamus discolor isolate bLatDis1 chromosome 5, bLatDis1.hap1, whole genome shotgun sequence genome contains these proteins:
- the CLN8 gene encoding protein CLN8 — protein sequence MNPTNADPVFATAFEWDYLLWEVRLTFLAAGFLIYLGVFLLSHWLSSWISTTYHALYAKEKVFWNMAVTRGVFGLQSCVAGLWALLIDPVFHADKVYSQQNWSWFNCLIAAGFFLLENVAVHVSNVIFRTFDAFLVAHHLLAFGGLAGLVINVKSGHYLPLMGMLLEMSTPSTCISWMLLKAGCANTFFWKANQWVMIHLFHCRMILTYHMWWVCIFNWNSVVENLGLLHFTVLFSGLFAVTLILNPYWTYKKTQQLLNPTDWNFENKAVENGKINGETHQKKRM from the exons atgaatcCTACAAATGCTGATCCAGTGTTTGCGACCGCTTTTGAATGGGACTATCTCTTATGGGAAGTTCGTTTGACATTTTTAGCTGCTGGTTTTTTAATCTATTTGGGAGTATTCCTTCTGTCTCACTGGTTGTCTTCATGGATAAGTACCACTTACCATGCCTTGTATGCAAAGGAGAAGGTGTTTTGGAATATGGCAGTCACACGTGGTGTGTTCGGACTTCAGAGTTGTGTTGCTGGGCTATGGGCTTTGCTCATAGATCCTGTTTTTCATGCTGACAAAGTGTATTCACAGCAAAATTGGAGTTGGTTTAACTGTTTAATAGCTGCTGGATTTTTCTTGCTTGAAAATGTAGCTGTTCACGTGTCCAACGTTATTTTCAGAACATTTGACGCGTTCTTGGTAGCTCATCACTTGCTAGCTTTTGGTGGCTTGGCTGGTCTAGTGATTAATGTGAAATCTGGACATTATCTGCCTTTGATGGGAATGTTGCTGGAGATGAGTACTCCCTCAACATGCATTTCCTGGATGCTTTTGAAG GCTGGCTGTGCTAACACCtttttctggaaagcaaacCAGTGGGTGATGATCCACCTGTTTCACTGCCGCATGATTCTTACTTACCACATGTGGTGGGTGTGTATTTTCAATTGGAATTCTGTGGTAGAAAATCTGGGACTTCttcattttactgttttattctCGGGATTATTTGCCGTTACGCTAATACTTAACCCATACTGGACATACAAAAAAACTCAGCAACTTCTGAACCCCACTGACtggaattttgaaaataaagcagtgGAAAACGGAAAAATAAATGGTGAAACACATCAAAAGAAGAGGATGTAA